Below is a genomic region from Rana temporaria chromosome 3, aRanTem1.1, whole genome shotgun sequence.
gtgtgtgtgtgtgtgtgtgtgtatgtgtgtgtatatgtatatatatatatatatatatatatatatatatatatatatatatatatatatacacacaaacttTTAAGGGAGAGTATACGTTGTGGCTTGTTTTGCTTAtgtttcacacctatgcagtttgcttttgagcatttctgctgtgcttttttgcttttctttgccgcaattttttttttgggcaatttgGGGGTGCGCCCCGTGACCATGCTCTGCCTGCAGGGCAGgatagacagggggggggggggggggcgacgccaCTGCTTCCTTCCATGCTTCACTTGTCTTATTGTCAGTCTTGGTTTAGTAATTTTTCCTGCAGTATAataccagtttactgtcctttacaGTTTTTGGATGACCCAGGTTTACGCAATGATGCGCAGAACCATCCTGTACAGCTCCCGCTGGCTCATTCTGGCTGGCTGTTTAgggaagatgaggaggaggaggaggaggacacaaaGCCTGTTTTTCCCAAAGAAGAACAGATGGAAGTGGACCCTTCATCTGTCAAAGGTGCGTACATTTTGAAGGGGATCCCTTTCTTAAACCCATGCAAACATCCAACACAGATGCCTACAGTATGTGAATTATTTCTCCACCTGCCCAAGGATTTGTCATTTTTGTTTTGAGTCTGTGATCTAGACAACTCTATCAGACAGCACAGGGAGTTCTTGGTTCTCTGCGCAGGCTATATTGCCGCTATTCTATAAAGACTGCTCCAGGATCTACCCTTTTATTTGATTAGACATTGGAAGAGCAGCAGCATTCTGATGAGGTCATTCCTCTGCTCTTCTCTCGTGAGCATGTTCATTGTATCGCCAAGAGCCCTGTACAAAGAAATAAAGTCCTAATTGGTTCAGAGTGCTGCTTAACCTCTGAGGAGGTTAAAAATGTCAATCCTAGTGTTAGTCACAATAAGTgccttatttttatttaaaaaaaaaaatcatgattaaAGCCTGtttactaaaaaacaaaaaatggcacaAGGTACCTTACTTGTGATCTATCTATGCTATGCATCTCTTGTGCTGCGGTCTCCTCCTTTTAGTAGAAATCCTCCAATATCCCCCTCCTCATGAGTGTTTTGAACTTTTTTGCTTACTCCTTTTTAGTGAAGGAAGAACCAATGGAAGACGCTGATGGTGTTTTAAAACTTGGCGTCCCACAGTGCAAAGCCCCTGCAGTGAAGAAGCCCCCAGAGAAGAAGGATGTGCCGCTCCCAGAGTTGCTGGAATCTCTGCGGATCTCCGGAGAGGATGTACTCTTCTTTGTGCAGCTACCGGACACTCTCCCAGGACAGCCACTTAGTCAGGAATCTCGACCTGTTCGCAGTGAAGTTCAAACTGAGGATGGGCACGTGTTGCTTGTCAAAGACAAAAGTCAGGTGTGTAGGAGACTCTTTTTAGGATTTTAGCTGTGCTAAATCAGAAAGGCACATTGAGAAGGATGTATGTCTTCTCTTCACTTAGacctaaaaattgcttaaagtggatgtaagtggttttttttttttttttttgctgtcacaatgtagagtataagatttcctatcatctgttccCAGTCTTGCCGCACAgaattaatccagctctgagcaatcctcttttattgttcagtgaaataaaacatacttccagataaaaacctgtctaattaAAAAGTCCTTACtgcccccttgcttcgagtgacaggttatttacatatctctccTGGATGTTATCATATGAGGTGATCCGCAGTTCATAGACAAGTGACCAGGATATGTTatgtggggagagagagaaagagagaaatctACCCCTCCCGTAAGTCCCTGTGTTAAGCTTCAGACTGATTTCCGTGTGCCTGTGGTTTACCTAGGGCCCAGAGTGTGCACATGGCCTTGCCTTCTCTCCAAATTGGGATGAATTCCCAACCCTCCCCCTACTAAGGCCTCCCTCTATCATTCACTTCTCAAATGCCAGAAGCCAGTTTACTGAGGTTGAGGCGGAATGGACGGCTGAACATCAGCAGTTACCTTTTTGGGTACATTTTAAACCAAGTCAAGCTCATCTCAAAGCAGACCTTCACTCTCATTTAGAAGATTTACATATTCTGGACCGAGCCTCCCTCCCTTACCCCATTTatgggtttatttttattttttagtgggTAGCAAGTACCTTCTATAAGGTACTTTCTCCCACTTCCTTATTCCTTGCCTAGACAAGGATGACGATTTGCTAGGCACAACAGCtgctggagaactacaagtcccatgaggcattgcaagactgaaaGCCACAAGCATTAAAATGGGAGGCTTAGGTGTGATGGGATTTGCCATTTCGCAACATTTGGAGGGCCAAAGTTTTCCTACCCTTGTTCTATGTGCTATACACCTATCTCCCAGGATGACAGCTATAGTGCTTTTTACtgccacctttaaccacttaaggaccccttcacgccgatatacgttggcagaatggtgcggctgggcacaatcgcgtacctgtacgtgtctctttaagcccagccgtggggtccgaagctccatgaccgagcccgcggacccgattgccgccggtgttcCACGATCGGTcatcagagctgaagaacggggagaggtgtgtgtgtgtgtgtgtgtgtaaacacaccttccccgttcttcacagtggcagtgtcattgatagtctgttccctgatatagggaaagacgatcaatgacgtcacacttaaatatttttgggggatatttattatagcaaaaagctctattcttgtttatagcgcaaaaaagaaaaaccgcatgggtgatcaaatgccaccaaaaggaagctctatttgtggggaaaaaatacgccaattttgtttgggagccacgtcgcacagctgcgcaattgtcacttaacttcccaggtcctttacctgcataatggtccgggtcttaagttgttAAACTATCCATGCTACAGTAATGGAATAACCCTGTAAATCTCAAAAAAAAGGTCTATCTCAGTATCTACAAAATAGGATCAAGtgtcttctctttctccttttttggttttatattttagttggtttagtccaggggtctcaaactcaaattacctgagggccacaagacaagttttcatatcccatgggggggccacatgcaaactttcaaacttcaaaaacaatactggtgtcagcggacacattatgaaaccccagcactggtgtcagcgaacgcattattatcCCCCCAGcgctggtgtcagcggacgcattacccccagcactggtgtcagcggacgcattattaaccctgaccactacacaatgaCCACTGCACACTTACCACTAATACCCCACTGACCACTCGccatcagggcacatcacatcagggtacagagcacagcacaacaggccacattgGGGTACAGGGCACGGCACATTGCACATcggggtacagagcccagcacattgggcacaggtcagcgTTTACTTGTCGTTTTCTTCAAATGCAGAGTAGCACAGGAAGTGTCTGTCATAATTTCACTTCTCTTACGTCACGCTgctgctccccggcggcccctcctctcttctcatccatcccagatgatgtcacaagcaaatgggaatggacgagaagagaggaggggccgctggggagcagcagcgtgacatgagagagaagtgaacttatgacagacgcttcctgcactactcgGCATGCATTTcgatctacacccccccccctcttcttgcctgcgggccatttataaccagTCCACAGGCCgttactttgagacccctggtttagtctAATTTAGTCTTTTCATTGTGCTTAGATTTTATAGAAGAGTATTTGTCTCgtgatttattttttgtagaTAGATTCCAGTAGTTTGTGCCACCTGCAATAATTGACATAATTACCGCTGTGTCCTTCAAGATTGAGATGACAAAAGGCTTGTTGATGCTATAATAGTAtaaattatgtttgttttttcctaTCTGCAGGAGACCCCAGCCGCAGAAGAGATCTGTTCATTGCGTAATGtgtccgagggacagatcggaaAGCTTGTTGTGCGTAAATCGGGCAAAGTGCAGCTTGCTCTGGGCAAAGTTACACTTGATGTCACCTTGGGGACTTCCTCTTCCTTCTTGCAGGTGATCAGTCTAATTCGCAGTTAATTTTATTAACTAATATTAACCTAAGTCCTAAAACAAGCTAACATGAGGTTCTTGCTCCCTTCAACACCACCTAATCGGCAGCATCCTGATACTTTACTCTTTGTAACCTCCATAAGCCTAACACTAAGCAATGCCTACTAGATCTCTGAAGTCTTCACTGACCTCCACTGAAGCTAATGGAGCACAGATCATGCTCCATTAGTTGCTTCTCTGGCCACATCTAGcatcttaccttttttttttttgtcagaagaaatccctgtgtgtttctctgtgcccATAGGCTAAGTGAgaataatgggagtggtttcataattgtcAACCATCTGCTGAACCTGCAGGgacaatgaggaaagctgctgggtctgcatcccttttaggctggattcacacctatgcagttttagtgctttttgcattttacagatttgcactacagtccatttaacatggtttcctatggaacatgttctgtagtgcaaatctgcaaaatgcaaaaagcactcaaactgcactggtgtgaatccAGGCTTAGACATGATTTACCCTTTGAGATTATCTCGCCCAAACATTTTCTTGTAGGAAATGCCAAAAATTAGATTTGTATCTTATTGCAGACCTCTGGGAAAATCAGCCAACCACAAGCAGGAGATGACatgcactatattgccaaaagtattggggtgcctgcctttataacgcacatgaactttattgcatGCCAATAttagtccgtaggattcaatattgagttggcccaccctttttgaagctataaccgcttcaactcttttttggtaaggctgtccacaatgtttaggagtgtgtctatgaaaatgttttgaccattcttccagaagcgcatttgtgaggttaggcactgatatgaagggcctggctcacagtctctgctctaattcatcccaaaggtgttctattgcagtggttctcaacctcattcCTCAATTATacccaacgggccatgtttttaGGTTTttctttactttgcacagctgctttaagtCAATATgaatgacatggtattgataaaGTGCTATTTTATTTAAAGcgtaagtaaacccatccataaaacagtttcactCCCATTGGCTGTGCActtaaactgtcaaaccatccaatggcttgtgtcataactgatcacatgtgcagcatcatggcagttgtagaataaacagaggccaagatggcagcttccttgctgAAAATGATAGGGGTGTTTACTTGCGCTTTGGTTGTTAGGGGtatttgaggactgaggttgagaaccactgttctattgggttgagatcaggactatgtgcaggccagtcaagttcctccaccccaagctcgttcatcaatgtctttatggacattgctttgtgcactggtccaaatcatttggtggaggagggattatggtgtggggttgtttttcaggggttgggcttggctccttagttccaatgaagggaactcttaaggcattggaataccaagacattttggacaatttcatgctcccaactttgtggtaacagtttgaggATGGCCCCTACCTGTTCCATCATGATTGTGCATAAAGACAGGAGTAgtggaacttaactggcctgcacagagtcctaacctcaacccgatggaacacctttggtataaattagagcggagactgcgagccaggccgccttgtccacatcagtgcctgacctcacaaatgcgcttttggaagaatggtcaaacattctcatagacactcctaaaccttgtggacagcattcccagaagagctgaatctcttagacccctttcaaactgaggcgatttgcaggcgctatatcgctaaaaatagcgcctgcaaagcaccctgaaacagcggctccattcactccagtgtgaaaatccgagggcttttacactggagcggtgtgctggtAGGGCGTCCTGCCAGCaacttctttggagcgcattatgagcggtgaactcaccgatcctaaagcgcccctgcccattaaaatcaatgggcggTGTCGGAAACGTAGCAGCGCTTttgacccttttttggccgctagcggggggttaaaagcgccccactagcctCCGAAAAACAATgccaaaaatagcagcgttttaccccCGATTCATGGGAGTTTTCAGTGTGTGAAAGTggctttatagctgcaaaggttgggccaactcaatattgaaccctacggactaagactgggatgccattaaagtttgtgtaaaggcagacgtcccattACTTTTGTTAATGTAGTGTATCTGGGGGGCATTCtatacaccatctgtgtacagatacacctccaggtagccatattgcattttaaagaaaattcaagagctgcagattgaaaaggaaacgtaatttttaataacatttattattattattattatacaggatgacTTGTTTTTGTTAGaatttgtatatgctatatatttgtatttgttgtgtgtttttttttttttatttattttttttgtttgtttttttccacaaaagtggagttacccttaaattttgtatttcctttttttttattattacatgaaGCTTTCAGTAAATGTATTTGGAGTTCTTTACAGATCCGTATTTTCGTCTGTTCATGATTTCTTAATGATGTAAAATATCTtttgtgttctctttttttttttttgtgtgtaggaACTGGTGTCAGTCAGTGTTGGGGAAGCCCGACGCGGTGAGATGATGGTTCTTGGACATATTCAGCATAAACTTGTCTGTTCACCAGATTTTGAATCCTTACTGGAACAACGGCAGCAATGAGACATGGCTTAAATTAGAATAAACTGTTTAACTTATTACTGTATATGctgtggctgggccactcaagttCTTCCAGAAGCTGTGGGGAAGTAGTTTGTATCACCGATATACTTggataatttttttatatctatatggtTGGatagttataataataataatataataaagacTTTTGGAGGCAGACTAATTTAGACAGTCTGAAATAGCTACCTTTTTATACAAAATTGAAATGTCTTTTGAAAGGAGCTGAAGTATGAAggggttgtgtgtttttttttttttttttttttttcttgtgtaggAATATAGCCTTTACCTTGTGTTTAATGCTCCTTCCTACTCCATAAAATATAGTTTGTTGTAAGGTTTTCCAAAAAGAAATTGGTCTGAAAAGTGAGGGCATTTGGCCTCAAACTATTGCCGCCTTCGAAGGATCTCTAGGGAAATCATGGTTCTGTTTTAAAAGCCTTGTCCATCCAAAACAGGTATTTCAGTTTTTTGTGTAGATCTCTTCAGGTTaaaccacctgtcagttttttctttctttaccttttttttttttttttttttttagtttattttggcTGTGAGATTTTTGATTTAAAGTTTCTAGGTCTGCTAACAAGTCACAACTGTTTTTTGACCTTTGCAAGTCGACTGTTCTTTTACGTttagatgataaaaaaaaatgcagcaggagAATGGAAACATCGTTGCAAGGTGTGTAGAGACAGGATCTCTGGTTCAGAGATCCAGCCTCTGGAGTTTCAAAGATTTAGGAAATCAAGGTGATTTGGTCAGTTGATATTTTAACTAAAATATCAGTTTGGATGGACTGACTCTTTACTTTCATATTGTTATGATGGCTTTATACCATAAATATTTAGTCATATTGTCCTAAACAAAATGTACTATTTGCATTAAACAAAAAAGTTGCACTGTATATAGTTATCAGATTGTGATATTAATAAACTGGACCTAGAtgaggttgtgtgtgtgtgtgtatatgtatgtatgtatataaaactGCGTAGTGTTCATGTGTTTACTACAGTTTAAATCGGGAAGCATTTTCTGATGTCCAAGAtgcaatctgctttttttttgtcctggtTTGAAAATGATAGAAACAAAGCaaaataatttaaaggggttgtaaaccctcaagttttttcaccttaaagcggagttccggccacaatttcactttttaaatataaatacccctgtaatacacaagcttaatgtattctagtaaagttagtctttaaactaaggtccgttttgttaggttgttacagcatttagacactttataaaatagaaattgactggggccatcttaagtgtgtgcatcatgaagccagactgtatgacttcctggatttcagccttgcaaatctcgcacatgcccagtgctgcacaagcagtgtcagatcaggtttcagcacctgtgctgtccaagtcacatgattctttgagactggggaatgcacagactcctggaaagttacacccactacattcccaggagtctgtgcggtgtaggttaggaagcattaagcacctaggcgcaggaagtgggaagattaactattctgcctagcaacaacactttgaaggcatctaaaaaaaaaaaaaatttgtaaaggactaatgatattttttttaaactactgatgtaatgttatatttatgggtggaactccactttaatgcatcctatgcattaaggcaggggtgcccaaccagtggcttgggggccacatgtggcccgcagagccctctgtggcccacgacctcctgtttTGGGATAGCAGGTTTGCAAGCCCAGATCGCTGAcccgtgtgaaagcagccttagtttCTTAAATTTACTATCAGCCGATATTTCCCAGATGGTTTGCGAACAACAAATACGTGGGAATAGAATACCTGGTATTGTTGTTCTTTTGGTACTGGTACCACCACCTGCTGTCCTACCAATTCCTGGATAACCGCCAGGAGGGCAGATCTTTTTAGTGTATCCGTGGgagggccgcgtacacacgaccggtttttctcggcagaatccagcaagaaactcgatgggagacgtattctgccgagaaaaccggtcgtgtgtacacttttcgccgagaaacccgtcgagccaaaaagagagcatgcgtCACTTAGTCTCTTTGGTGCCAactttggggggaggggaacagTAAGttgttcttttgctttcccctacCATAACCCCACCGTTTGTTGGGTTCCTTTTTGGTTCTATGCTGCAATTGCCCGATGGGCCTTGAAAGTTTTCTTAAACCTTTTCTTTTTTGGGTTTTACTGGAAACTTTTTACCCTTTTCTGATGACCTTGACAGGACGTCGTCCAAGCCCTGGCCAAAAGCAATGAACCTTGAAAGAGAAGGCCACATAGCTTACCCTTAGATGTTATATCTCCTTCCCAGGCCTTAATCCTTCTAGCTAAGTTGATTAATGCTACCGTCTTAGCCAAAGCTCTTGCAGATTCAATTGCAGCATCCACAAGGTAAGCAACAGCTTTTCCTATTACTGTTAGGGAATCAATAACATCCTCTGAATTCCCTGGGATAGGTGCTTGGTGAGCTTCTCCACTCAGGTATCTGTATTGCTGGCTACACAGGCTGCTGCCAAGGCTGGACCCATGGCTGCTGTATTAGCCTCCCAAGCTTTTCTAAGAAGGGATTCTGCTCTGTGGTCCATCAAATCCTtaatactgcctgtgtcctcaaaGGAGAGGTCAGACAACTTGGTGACTTGAGACAAAGGCGCATCCAGTCTTGGGAGCTTAAAGAATGTCTCCTCGTCAGTTTAATTAAAGGGAAACCTCCTTTTCAAGTTTTTTGTCTGCCAATCCTCCTTCAGGCTCCCTCCATTCCTGTAGGACTAGATCCTTAAGGGATCGATAGAGTGGGAACACTCTAGATTGAGACTTGCTCAGCCCTCTATAAACCTTGTCTTGTGCTGAGGTTActtctacagcaaagaggtgtctCCTTAGCCTTGTCTCCTCCTGGGATTGGCTTAAGTGGTCTATATCCAACTCTATCCACTGAGCTGTTGTCCTGATCTGGCCTGGCTTTctaagtctcccccccccccccttctgcttGGCATAGAGGGAGTACTTGGGAGGAGGGCACTGGGTCCCCTTTAAAGAGGCTTTCTTGGGAGGATGTGCCTTCTCTAGGGGTAAGCTCCTCTGTGTCAGGACCCTGGGTTGCTGACTGCCCAACGACTTCACGTAAAGCTTTGACAGTTGACAGCATTTCCGTCTGCATAGATGAGAGGAATTTTTTCTTCATTGCAGAAGCCTCCTTCCCTGCTaaattatttatacatttatagcaAAAGGGCTTTGAGTGGGACTTTGGAGTTTATCCATATAGTTCCCAATTTTTTTGAGGAACTATGCCCTGTTGCGGCAGGAGATTGTACTGAGGCCTCTTGGGTTCCGCTGGGGGATTCTGTAAGACAAGACATATAACACATATGCATAACATTACTCTGTCTTCCCCTAGAACtgcaggtttgtactggggaggggaaagggtaaGGTGAGAGGTTAATTCCGGTTTCTGTTCTGGCTGGCCCCGGGATCTCAGACCCCTGGAAGCCAGGACCTCtcactccctttcctcctcccctTCCAAGGGGGGTTTGTACTCACCGGTCCCCAATCTGGATTTGCCTGCAGTCACAGTGGCCTTCCCTTCCTCTTGTTCCATGAGGAGGTTGGCTGGGTGC
It encodes:
- the POLR3D gene encoding DNA-directed RNA polymerase III subunit RPC4 produces the protein MADGAKNDSCPRTPMAAARGLVGRRPATPLTPGRLPSIRSRDLTLGGVRKKTFAPNIIGRKIKEEPKEQVSVKVERSERNRDRRGDGTGRGRGRPQVIQSHSIFEQGPAEQLKKKTAWDGPSDAGDIGPSHIINIKREKRETEEETKQILQMLKNDKFLDDPGLRNDAQNHPVQLPLAHSGWLFREDEEEEEEDTKPVFPKEEQMEVDPSSVKVKEEPMEDADGVLKLGVPQCKAPAVKKPPEKKDVPLPELLESLRISGEDVLFFVQLPDTLPGQPLSQESRPVRSEVQTEDGHVLLVKDKSQETPAAEEICSLRNVSEGQIGKLVVRKSGKVQLALGKVTLDVTLGTSSSFLQELVSVSVGEARRGEMMVLGHIQHKLVCSPDFESLLEQRQQ